From the genome of Chanos chanos chromosome 5, fChaCha1.1, whole genome shotgun sequence, one region includes:
- the fam78ba gene encoding protein FAM78B has protein sequence MNILVRNNPLFLWLVTLTVLLTRTMGCIQSIACKPRVRRENIVVYEVSASIDQCPTVIEENSPIVLRYKTPYFRASAGIVMPPVPRNETWTVGWIQACTQMEFYNTYGDIGMSSWELPELREGRVKAISDSDGVSYPWYGNTTETVTLTGPTSKPSRLTVSMNDNFYPSVTWAVPISNSNTPMLTHITRDQSFITWLVALNAATKERIVLQTVRWRMRVDIAVDPSMPLGSRATLVGRPHQEQPQILNNPEPIPPNALGRPNANDAQVLMWRPRRGAPLVVIPPK, from the exons ATGAATATACTGGTGAGAAATAACCCGCTCTTTCTTTGGCTGGTCACACTGACAGTGCTTCTAACCAGGACCATGGGTTGCATTCAGAGCATCGCCTGCAAACCGCGAGTCAGACGGGAAAACATAGTGGTCTATGAGGTGTCGGCCTCCATTGACCAATGCCCGACAGTCATAGAGGAGAACTCACCTATCGTACTGCGTTACAAGACCCCGTACTTCAGGGCTTCGGCTGGAATTGTTATGCCTCCTGTTCCACGAAATGAAACGTGGACTGTTGGTTGGATACAGGCTTGTACACAGATGGAATTTTACAACACTTACGGTGATATTGGCAt GTCCAGCTGGGAATTGCCAGAACTTCGTGAGGGTCGGGTGAAAGCCATCAGCGACTCAGACGGTGTCAGCTACCCCTGGTACGGAAATACCACAGAAACGGTGACGCTGACAGGTCCCACGTCCAAGCCATCGCGGCTGACGGTGAGCATGAATGACAACTTCTACCCCAGCGTGACATGGGCGGTTCCAATCAGCAATAGCAACACGCCCATGCTCACGCACATCACGCGGGACCAGAGCTTCATCACGTGGCTTGTGGCGCTTAATGCCGCCACTAAAGAACGCATTGTGCTGCAGACGGTGCGTTGGCGCATGCGCGTGGACATTGCCGTGGACCCGTCCATGCCCCTGGGTTCCCGGGCCACCCTGGTGGGCCGGCCGCACCAGGAGCAGCCGCAGATCCTCAACAACCCCGAGCCCATCCCGCCCAACGCCTTGGGCCGACCCAACGCCAACGATGCCCAGGTGCTCATGTGGAGGCCACGAAGGGGCGCCCCTCTCGTGGTCATACCTCCAAAATAG